Proteins from a single region of Catenulispora acidiphila DSM 44928:
- a CDS encoding RelA/SpoT family protein encodes MPAPAAPSAAPAALPAAPPVPLTPGAKSGPSRPSSSRVRARLARLGSTRSGGPPPVLEPLFKIIRANHPKADLKPVEQAYAVAERHHRGQRRKSGDPYITHPLAVTTILAELGMDVPTLCAGLLHDTVEDTDYSLDMLRKDFGDTVALLVDGVTKLDKVKLGEATQAETVRKMVVAMARDIRVLVIKLADRLHNMRTMRYMKREKQESKSRETLEIYAPLAHRLGMNTIKWELEDLAFAILYPKMYDEIVRLVSERAPKREEYLSQVIDAVHGDLREAKIRATVTGRPKHYYSVYQKMIVRGRDFADIYDLVGIRVLVDSVRDCYAALGAIHARWNPVPGRFKDYIAMPKFNMYQSLHTTVIGPGGKAVELQIRTFAMHRRAEYGVAAHWKYKEDAVEGARNPTNGAGTANPGGDMAWLRQLLDWQKETADPNEFLDALRFDLSTAEVYVFTPKGMVMALPSGSTPVDFAYAVHTEVGHHTIGARVNGRLVPLDSRLDNGDVVEIFTSKAPNSGPSRDWLGFVASPRARNKIRQWYTKERREEAVEQGKDQLAKAMRKQGLPLQRLMTSESLATVAHDLRHADISALYAAIGEGHVSAQHVVHRLLHLLGGEEGATEDMAEATVPGNIEKLSRRGQARPAGDPGVLVKGADDIWVKLARCCTPVPGDDIIGFITRASGVSVHRADCTNIESLAAQPERIVEVSWSPGGASMFLVAIQVEALDRSRLLSDVTRVLSDQHVNILSASVTTSRDRVAISRFTFEMADPAHLGAVLKAVKGVEGVFDVYRVTSAKHA; translated from the coding sequence CGGCGCTCCCCGCCGCGCCTCCGGTTCCCCTGACTCCCGGTGCCAAGTCCGGACCCTCCCGTCCCAGCTCCAGCCGTGTCCGCGCGCGCCTGGCCCGCCTGGGCAGCACGCGCAGCGGCGGGCCGCCGCCGGTCCTGGAGCCGCTGTTCAAGATCATCCGGGCCAACCATCCGAAGGCCGACCTCAAGCCCGTCGAGCAGGCCTACGCCGTCGCCGAGCGGCATCACCGCGGCCAGCGGCGCAAGAGCGGCGATCCGTACATCACCCATCCGCTGGCGGTCACCACGATCCTGGCCGAGCTGGGCATGGATGTGCCGACGCTGTGCGCCGGGCTGCTGCACGACACCGTCGAGGACACCGACTACTCCCTCGACATGCTGCGCAAGGACTTCGGCGACACCGTCGCGCTGCTGGTGGACGGCGTCACCAAGCTGGACAAGGTCAAGCTCGGGGAGGCCACGCAGGCCGAGACCGTGCGCAAGATGGTCGTGGCGATGGCCCGGGACATCCGGGTGCTGGTGATCAAGCTCGCCGACCGGCTGCACAACATGCGGACCATGCGGTACATGAAGCGGGAGAAGCAGGAGAGCAAGTCCCGCGAGACGCTGGAGATCTACGCCCCGCTGGCGCACCGGCTGGGGATGAACACGATCAAGTGGGAGCTGGAGGACCTGGCGTTCGCCATCCTCTACCCCAAGATGTACGACGAGATCGTGCGCCTGGTCTCCGAGCGCGCGCCCAAGCGCGAGGAGTACCTGAGCCAGGTCATCGACGCGGTGCACGGCGACCTGCGCGAGGCGAAGATCCGCGCGACCGTCACAGGCCGGCCGAAGCACTACTACTCGGTCTACCAGAAGATGATCGTGCGCGGCCGCGACTTCGCCGACATCTACGACCTGGTCGGCATCCGGGTCCTGGTGGACTCGGTGCGCGACTGCTACGCGGCGCTCGGCGCCATCCACGCGCGGTGGAACCCGGTCCCCGGCCGGTTCAAGGACTACATCGCGATGCCGAAGTTCAACATGTACCAGTCCTTGCACACCACGGTGATCGGGCCCGGCGGCAAGGCCGTGGAGCTACAGATCCGCACCTTCGCGATGCACCGCCGCGCGGAGTACGGCGTCGCGGCGCACTGGAAGTACAAGGAGGACGCGGTCGAGGGCGCCCGCAACCCGACCAACGGCGCCGGGACCGCGAACCCCGGCGGCGACATGGCCTGGCTGCGGCAGCTGCTGGACTGGCAGAAGGAGACCGCGGACCCGAACGAGTTCCTGGACGCGCTGCGCTTCGACCTGTCCACCGCCGAGGTCTACGTCTTCACGCCCAAGGGCATGGTGATGGCGCTGCCGTCCGGCTCCACCCCGGTCGACTTCGCCTACGCGGTCCACACCGAGGTCGGGCACCACACCATCGGCGCCCGCGTGAACGGCCGCCTGGTCCCGCTGGACAGCAGGCTGGACAACGGCGACGTGGTGGAGATCTTCACCTCCAAGGCGCCGAACTCCGGGCCCTCGCGTGACTGGCTGGGCTTCGTGGCGTCCCCGCGCGCCCGCAACAAGATCCGCCAGTGGTACACCAAGGAACGCCGCGAGGAAGCGGTCGAGCAGGGCAAGGACCAGCTCGCCAAGGCCATGCGCAAGCAAGGGCTCCCGCTCCAGCGCCTGATGACCTCCGAGTCCCTGGCCACCGTCGCCCACGACCTCCGCCACGCCGACATCAGCGCCCTGTACGCCGCCATCGGGGAGGGGCACGTCTCGGCGCAGCACGTCGTCCACCGCCTCCTGCACCTGCTCGGCGGCGAGGAGGGCGCGACCGAGGACATGGCCGAGGCCACCGTCCCGGGCAACATCGAGAAGCTCTCCCGCCGAGGCCAGGCCCGCCCCGCCGGCGACCCCGGCGTCCTGGTGAAGGGCGCCGACGACATCTGGGTCAAACTCGCCCGCTGCTGCACCCCCGTCCCAGGCGACGACATCATCGGCTTCATCACCCGCGCCTCCGGCGTCAGCGTCCACCGCGCGGACTGCACCAACATCGAATCCCTGGCCGCCCAGCCCGAACGGATAGTGGAGGTGTCATGGTCGCCCGGAGGGGCGTCCATGTTTCTCGTCGCGATCCAAGTCGAAGCGCTAGACAGATCCCGCCTCCTGTCCGACGTCACCCGCGTCCTGTCCGACCAACACGTCAACATCCTCTCCGCCTCCGTCACCACCAGCCGCGACCGCGTGGCCATCTCCCGCTTCACCTTCGAGATGGCCGACCCGGCTCACCTCGGAGCGGTACTGAAGGCAGTGAAGGGCGTCGAAGGGGTCTTCGACGTCTACCGGGTGACGAGCGCGAAGCACGCTTAA
- a CDS encoding DUF349 domain-containing protein, whose protein sequence is MGEATEAWGRVAEDGTVYVRTADGERQVGSWAAGSPDEALAYYQRKFDGLKVEVDLIANRLKQSGPSAPSPKDALDKIGKLRESISGANAVGDLEGLLARLDGLVELAEQRKAEHRAVREQQQAEARGAKQALAEEAERLAASTEWRVAGDRMKVLLDEWKAAPRLDRKTDDELWHRLSQARSAFAKRRKQHFAELDAQRVEIRAHKEQLIAEAEALQDSTDWNPTAGRFRDLMSEWKTAGRAQRDVEDELWKRFKAAQDTFFAARNAILDERNGAERENLAAKELLVVEAEALLPITDHRAARTALRSLNERWEAIGPVPRDARQRIEGRLHTVDRAVAEAEAAELSRKDPEKRARAEATVEQLRTVLEKLQVQADKARAAGQEKKAAEAEASIAARQEWLAEAEKALAEFTR, encoded by the coding sequence GTGGGCGAGGCAACCGAGGCTTGGGGCCGGGTCGCCGAGGACGGCACCGTCTACGTCCGGACCGCCGACGGCGAGCGGCAGGTCGGCTCGTGGGCGGCGGGGTCCCCGGACGAGGCGCTGGCGTACTACCAGCGCAAGTTCGACGGGCTCAAGGTCGAGGTCGACCTGATCGCCAACCGGCTCAAGCAGAGCGGTCCCTCCGCGCCGTCCCCGAAGGACGCGCTGGACAAGATCGGCAAGCTCCGCGAGTCGATCTCCGGCGCGAACGCGGTCGGCGACCTGGAGGGCCTGCTGGCCCGGCTGGACGGCCTGGTGGAACTGGCCGAGCAGCGCAAGGCCGAGCACCGCGCGGTCCGCGAGCAGCAGCAGGCCGAGGCCCGCGGCGCCAAGCAGGCGCTGGCCGAGGAGGCCGAGCGCCTGGCGGCCTCCACCGAGTGGCGCGTGGCCGGGGACCGCATGAAGGTGCTGCTGGACGAGTGGAAGGCCGCTCCGCGCCTGGACCGCAAGACCGACGACGAGCTGTGGCACCGGCTGTCCCAGGCCCGCTCGGCCTTCGCCAAGCGCCGCAAGCAGCACTTCGCCGAGCTCGACGCCCAGCGCGTGGAGATCCGCGCGCACAAGGAGCAGCTGATCGCCGAAGCCGAGGCGCTGCAGGACTCCACCGACTGGAACCCCACCGCCGGCCGCTTCCGCGACCTGATGAGCGAGTGGAAGACCGCCGGCCGGGCCCAGCGCGACGTCGAGGACGAGCTCTGGAAGCGCTTCAAGGCCGCGCAGGACACCTTCTTCGCCGCCCGCAACGCCATCCTGGACGAGCGCAACGGCGCCGAGCGCGAGAACCTGGCCGCCAAGGAGCTCCTGGTGGTCGAGGCCGAGGCCCTGCTCCCGATCACCGACCACCGCGCCGCCCGCACCGCCCTGCGCTCCCTGAACGAGCGCTGGGAGGCCATCGGCCCGGTCCCCCGCGACGCCCGCCAGCGCATCGAGGGCCGCCTGCACACCGTGGACCGCGCCGTCGCCGAGGCGGAGGCAGCGGAACTCTCCCGCAAGGACCCGGAGAAGCGGGCCCGCGCGGAGGCGACGGTGGAGCAGCTGCGCACGGTGCTGGAGAAGCTGCAGGTGCAGGCCGACAAGGCGCGCGCTGCGGGGCAGGAGAAGAAGGCCGCGGAGGCGGAGGCTTCGATCGCCGCTCGGCAGGAGTGGCTGGCCGAGGCGGAGAAGGCGCTGGCGGAGTTCACGCGCTGA
- a CDS encoding peptidylprolyl isomerase gives MTSKDRQRELERARYERVQARLAQQQATAKKRNVITAIVAAVAVVGIGVGVAVATSGNKSGTTSAAASAPTSSPSDTSSATDAPSSPAPTSSSPEQIGYQKTGNASKDVGVPTYNAADAAKPYSATIAFNSGDMTFDALTTKAPYTTFSFKYLAGKGYFNNTTCHRLVTSGIFVLQCGDPSGTGSGGPGYQFQDENLTGATYPAGTIAMANAGPGTNGSQFFICFKDSPLPANYTPWGKVTAGMDVVTKIAAAGEDDSNGAGDGKPKQTVTIKSVTIK, from the coding sequence GTGACCAGCAAGGACCGTCAGCGAGAGCTCGAGCGCGCCCGGTACGAGCGCGTCCAGGCCCGCTTGGCGCAGCAGCAGGCGACGGCCAAGAAGCGCAACGTGATCACGGCCATCGTCGCCGCCGTCGCGGTGGTCGGGATCGGAGTCGGTGTCGCTGTCGCGACCAGCGGCAACAAGAGCGGGACGACTTCCGCGGCAGCCTCGGCGCCGACGTCCTCGCCCTCGGACACATCCTCGGCCACGGACGCCCCGTCCTCGCCCGCGCCGACCAGCTCCAGCCCGGAGCAGATCGGCTACCAGAAGACCGGCAACGCGTCCAAGGACGTCGGCGTGCCGACGTACAACGCGGCCGACGCGGCCAAGCCGTACAGCGCGACGATCGCCTTCAACTCCGGCGACATGACCTTCGACGCGCTGACCACGAAGGCGCCGTACACCACGTTCTCCTTCAAGTACCTGGCCGGCAAGGGCTACTTCAACAACACCACCTGCCACCGCCTGGTGACCTCCGGCATTTTCGTGCTGCAGTGCGGCGACCCCAGCGGCACCGGCAGCGGCGGGCCCGGCTACCAGTTCCAGGACGAGAACCTGACCGGCGCCACCTACCCGGCCGGCACGATCGCCATGGCGAACGCGGGCCCGGGCACCAACGGCAGCCAGTTCTTCATCTGCTTCAAGGACTCCCCGCTGCCGGCGAACTACACCCCCTGGGGCAAGGTGACCGCCGGCATGGACGTGGTCACCAAGATCGCGGCAGCCGGCGAGGACGACTCCAACGGCGCCGGCGACGGCAAGCCGAAGCAGACGGTCACCATCAAGAGCGTGACGATCAAGTAG
- a CDS encoding MBL fold metallo-hydrolase — MLVAGFPAGSLGANCYLVAPAAGEQCVIIDPGEDAVPGVEDAVREHGLQPVAILLTHGHVDHTMSVVPVCGDYGVPAYIHPGDREMLTDPQKWLGIAPGTKVFGQSKFVEPSDVKELTDGVVLNLAGLEITVDHTPGHTKGSVTFRTPEQQDIPQVLYTGDLLFAGAVGRWDLPGGDRDELLASLARVCLPLPDETVVLSGHGPQTTIGRERATNPFLTEAAPLSVKPRGL; from the coding sequence GTGCTTGTCGCCGGATTCCCAGCCGGAAGCCTGGGTGCGAACTGCTATCTCGTGGCGCCCGCCGCCGGCGAGCAGTGCGTGATCATCGATCCCGGCGAGGACGCCGTCCCCGGGGTCGAGGACGCCGTCCGGGAGCACGGGCTCCAGCCGGTCGCGATCCTGCTGACCCACGGCCACGTCGACCACACGATGAGCGTGGTCCCGGTCTGCGGCGACTACGGCGTCCCGGCCTACATCCACCCCGGCGACCGCGAGATGCTCACCGACCCGCAGAAGTGGCTGGGCATCGCACCGGGCACGAAGGTCTTCGGACAGTCGAAGTTCGTCGAGCCCTCCGACGTCAAGGAGCTCACCGACGGCGTCGTGCTGAACCTGGCCGGTCTGGAGATCACCGTCGACCACACCCCGGGCCATACCAAGGGCTCGGTGACGTTCCGGACTCCCGAGCAGCAGGACATCCCGCAGGTGCTCTACACCGGGGATCTCCTGTTCGCCGGAGCGGTCGGCCGCTGGGACCTGCCCGGCGGCGATCGCGACGAGTTGCTGGCGTCACTGGCCCGCGTCTGCCTGCCGCTGCCGGACGAGACCGTCGTCCTGTCCGGCCACGGCCCCCAGACCACGATCGGCCGCGAGCGCGCCACGAACCCGTTCTTGACGGAAGCCGCGCCGCTGTCGGTCAAACCCCGCGGCTTGTAG
- the hisS gene encoding histidine--tRNA ligase, which produces MSKFQNAPGTFDLLPPDSAAFLGVREAMTAPLRAAGYDYIETPTFESTALFKRGVGESTDIVTKEMYSFTTRGGDDVTLRPEGTASVLRAALQANLIRGSLPVKLWYSGSFYRYEKQQRGRYRHFSQVGAEALGAEDPALDAELLIIGDDIYRGLGLTEYSLLLNSLGDQKCRPVYREKLQEFLRGLDLDEETRKRAEINPLRVLDDKREAVQRQLTGVPLISDNLCEECRAYHEEVRRLLTAAGVKFLDDPKLVRGLDYYTRTTFEYVHSGITGSPTAIGAGGRYDGLSEELGGPSLPSVGWALGVDRTVLALHAEGREVAAGDQLDVFAVPLGDQAREVLFELVTTLRRSGVAADFGYGSKGIKAAMKAADRSGARYALVLGERDIAENIIQIKELATGEQESVSFTDIVTTIQEKLK; this is translated from the coding sequence ATGAGCAAGTTCCAGAACGCGCCGGGCACCTTCGACCTGCTCCCGCCGGACTCGGCCGCCTTCCTCGGCGTGCGCGAGGCGATGACCGCGCCGCTGCGCGCCGCCGGCTACGACTACATCGAGACGCCCACCTTCGAGTCGACCGCGCTGTTCAAGCGCGGCGTCGGCGAGAGCACGGACATCGTCACCAAGGAGATGTACTCCTTCACCACCCGCGGCGGCGACGACGTCACCCTGCGCCCCGAGGGCACCGCCTCGGTGCTGCGCGCCGCCCTGCAGGCGAACCTGATCCGCGGCAGCCTGCCGGTGAAGCTGTGGTACTCCGGCTCCTTCTACCGCTACGAGAAGCAGCAGCGCGGCCGCTACCGCCACTTCTCCCAGGTCGGCGCCGAGGCCCTCGGCGCGGAGGACCCGGCGCTGGACGCCGAGCTGCTGATCATCGGCGACGACATCTACCGGGGTCTGGGCCTGACCGAGTACAGCCTGCTGCTGAACTCCCTCGGCGACCAGAAGTGCCGTCCGGTCTACCGGGAGAAGCTGCAGGAGTTCCTGCGCGGCCTGGACCTCGACGAGGAGACGCGCAAGAGGGCTGAGATCAACCCTCTGCGAGTCCTCGACGACAAGCGCGAAGCGGTCCAGAGGCAGCTCACCGGAGTCCCGCTGATCAGCGACAACCTCTGCGAGGAGTGCCGGGCCTACCACGAGGAGGTCCGCCGCCTGCTCACCGCGGCCGGCGTGAAGTTCCTCGACGACCCGAAGCTGGTCCGCGGCCTGGACTACTACACCCGCACCACCTTCGAGTACGTGCACAGCGGCATCACCGGCTCGCCGACCGCGATCGGCGCCGGCGGCCGCTACGACGGGCTGTCAGAGGAGCTGGGCGGGCCGAGCCTGCCGAGCGTCGGCTGGGCGCTCGGCGTGGACCGGACCGTCCTGGCGCTGCACGCCGAGGGCCGCGAGGTGGCCGCCGGCGACCAGCTGGACGTCTTCGCGGTGCCGCTGGGCGACCAAGCGCGCGAGGTGCTCTTCGAGCTGGTCACCACGCTGCGCCGGTCCGGCGTCGCGGCCGACTTCGGCTACGGCAGCAAGGGCATCAAAGCCGCGATGAAGGCCGCCGACCGCTCCGGCGCGCGCTACGCGCTGGTGCTCGGCGAGCGGGACATCGCGGAGAACATCATTCAGATCAAGGAACTGGCGACCGGTGAGCAGGAGTCTGTCTCCTTCACCGACATCGTCACGACGATTCAGGAGAAATTGAAGTGA
- the aspS gene encoding aspartate--tRNA ligase, translating to MIRTHEAGTLRASDAGTTVTLAGWVARRRDHGGVTFLDLRDASGFVQVVVRESESVHDLRNEYCVVATGEVRVRPEGNENPDLPTGAIEVVVDTVEVLSPAAPLPFPIDEHKSSNINEEMRLKYRYLDIRREPMARALRMRSKATKVIRDVMEEHGFLDVETPTLTRSTPEGARDFLVPVRLQPGTWYALPQSPQLFKQLLMVAGLERYYQIARCYRDEDFRADRQPEFTQLDVEASFVDQEDILRIGEAIVAAVWKETLGVEIPLPLPRMKYHEAMDRYGSDKPDLRFGQELTELTEYFAGTEFRVFQAPYVGAVVMPGGAAQTRKELDGWQDWAKARGARGLAYVVIDAETGELRGPVAKNLSEAHLAGLADKVGAKPGDAVFFAAGKRTASQELLGAARLEIGRRGALIEESAWKFLWVVDFPMFEPIEDAAGEQTGWHAVHHPFTAPTAESLDTFDKDPGSALSNAYDIVLNGTELGGGSIRIHRKDVQERAFDAIGLSQEEAQSQFGFLLEAFNYGPPPHGGIAFGLDRLVALLTGADTIRDVMAFPKTATGGDPLTGAPAPITAAQRKEAGVDAVYEAKK from the coding sequence GTGATCCGCACCCACGAGGCTGGGACGCTCCGCGCGTCCGATGCCGGTACCACCGTCACGCTGGCCGGGTGGGTCGCCCGGCGGCGCGATCACGGGGGCGTCACCTTCCTGGACCTGCGTGACGCGTCGGGCTTCGTGCAGGTCGTGGTTCGCGAGAGCGAGTCCGTGCACGACCTGCGCAACGAGTACTGCGTCGTGGCCACCGGCGAGGTGCGCGTGCGCCCCGAGGGCAACGAGAACCCGGACCTGCCGACCGGCGCGATCGAGGTCGTCGTGGACACCGTCGAGGTGCTCTCGCCGGCCGCGCCGCTGCCGTTCCCGATCGACGAGCACAAGAGCTCGAACATCAACGAGGAGATGCGGCTGAAGTACCGCTACCTCGACATCCGGCGCGAGCCGATGGCCCGGGCGCTGCGCATGCGCTCCAAGGCCACCAAGGTCATCCGGGACGTCATGGAGGAGCACGGCTTCCTCGACGTCGAGACCCCGACCCTGACCCGCTCCACCCCCGAGGGCGCGCGCGACTTCCTGGTGCCGGTGCGCCTGCAGCCGGGCACCTGGTACGCGCTGCCGCAGTCCCCGCAGCTGTTCAAGCAGCTGCTGATGGTCGCCGGCCTGGAGCGCTACTACCAGATCGCGCGCTGCTACCGGGACGAGGACTTCCGCGCCGACCGGCAGCCGGAGTTCACGCAGCTGGACGTCGAGGCCTCCTTCGTCGACCAGGAGGACATCCTGAGGATCGGCGAGGCGATCGTGGCCGCGGTGTGGAAGGAGACGCTCGGCGTCGAGATCCCGCTGCCGCTGCCGCGGATGAAGTACCACGAGGCGATGGACCGTTACGGCTCGGACAAGCCGGACCTGCGCTTCGGCCAGGAGCTCACCGAGCTGACCGAGTACTTCGCCGGTACCGAGTTCCGGGTGTTCCAGGCGCCCTACGTCGGCGCCGTGGTGATGCCGGGCGGTGCGGCCCAGACCCGCAAGGAGCTGGACGGCTGGCAGGACTGGGCCAAGGCGCGCGGCGCCCGCGGGCTGGCGTACGTGGTCATCGACGCCGAGACCGGCGAGCTGCGCGGCCCGGTCGCCAAGAACCTGTCCGAGGCGCACCTGGCCGGGCTGGCCGACAAGGTCGGCGCCAAGCCCGGCGACGCGGTCTTCTTCGCCGCCGGCAAGCGCACCGCCTCCCAGGAGCTGCTGGGCGCGGCGCGCCTGGAGATCGGCCGGCGCGGCGCGCTGATCGAGGAGAGCGCGTGGAAGTTCCTGTGGGTCGTGGACTTCCCGATGTTCGAGCCGATCGAGGACGCCGCGGGGGAGCAGACCGGCTGGCACGCGGTGCACCACCCGTTCACCGCGCCGACCGCCGAGAGCTTGGACACCTTCGACAAGGACCCCGGCTCGGCGCTGTCCAACGCCTACGACATCGTGCTCAACGGCACCGAGCTCGGCGGCGGGTCGATCCGTATCCACCGCAAGGACGTGCAGGAGCGCGCCTTCGACGCGATCGGGCTGTCCCAGGAAGAAGCGCAGTCGCAGTTCGGCTTCCTGCTGGAGGCCTTCAACTACGGCCCGCCGCCGCACGGCGGGATCGCCTTCGGCCTGGACCGCCTGGTCGCGCTGCTGACCGGCGCGGACACCATCCGCGACGTGATGGCCTTCCCGAAGACCGCCACCGGCGGCGACCCGCTGACCGGCGCCCCGGCGCCGATCACGGCGGCGCAGCGCAAGGAGGCCGGCGTGGACGCGGTGTACGAGGCCAAGAAGTAA
- the yczE gene encoding membrane protein YczE, with protein sequence MTSTVPAERVSHPAAVAGDQAERAMLGRHEDRIADPLPVGAAARAALAWLWALIPRDRRAHRMVQLQLGLVLYGVSDGMILMSGLGANPWDVFHQGLAKHLGLQVGTTVILVGVAVMLFWIPLRQKPGFGTLSNVVVVGLAMDGAMAWMPTPHAWWLRWGEMLAGIALNGVATGAYIGAGMGPGPRDGVMTGYAARGHSIRVVRTSMELTVLSVGWLLGGTVGIGTAAYALLIGPLAHRFIPLLAIKPKDGAAAERTAKAERVEKAEKRPRVAAGAGAGALASENCC encoded by the coding sequence ATGACCAGCACGGTGCCCGCCGAGCGCGTGTCCCACCCCGCCGCCGTGGCCGGCGACCAGGCCGAGCGCGCGATGCTCGGGCGGCACGAGGACCGGATCGCCGATCCGCTGCCGGTCGGCGCCGCGGCTCGAGCCGCCCTGGCCTGGCTCTGGGCCCTGATCCCCCGCGACCGCCGCGCGCACCGCATGGTCCAGCTCCAGCTCGGGCTGGTCCTGTACGGCGTCAGCGACGGCATGATCCTGATGTCCGGCCTCGGCGCCAACCCCTGGGACGTCTTCCACCAGGGCCTGGCCAAGCACCTGGGTCTGCAGGTCGGCACCACGGTGATCCTGGTCGGCGTGGCGGTGATGCTGTTCTGGATCCCGCTGCGGCAGAAGCCCGGCTTCGGCACGCTCAGCAACGTGGTCGTGGTCGGCCTGGCGATGGACGGCGCGATGGCCTGGATGCCGACCCCGCACGCTTGGTGGCTGCGCTGGGGCGAGATGCTCGCCGGCATCGCCCTGAACGGCGTGGCGACCGGCGCCTACATCGGCGCCGGCATGGGTCCCGGCCCGCGCGACGGCGTGATGACCGGCTACGCCGCCCGCGGCCACTCGATCCGCGTGGTCCGCACCTCGATGGAGCTCACGGTCCTGTCCGTCGGCTGGCTCCTCGGCGGCACGGTGGGCATCGGCACCGCCGCCTACGCCCTGCTGATAGGCCCGCTGGCGCACCGGTTCATCCCACTGCTGGCGATCAAGCCGAAGGATGGCGCTGCGGCGGAGCGGACGGCGAAGGCGGAGAGGGTGGAGAAGGCCGAGAAGCGGCCTCGGGTGGCGGCGGGGGCAGGAGCGGGAGCGCTGGCATCAGAGAACTGCTGCTGA